One part of the Sporosarcina ureae genome encodes these proteins:
- the hmpA gene encoding NO-inducible flavohemoprotein produces the protein MLDQKTIDVIKSTVPVLEEHGTAITTAFYKNMFVAHPELLDIFNHANQSQGRQQTALANTVYAAAQHIDNLEAILPVVVQIAHKHVSLGILPEHYPIVGEYLLKAIKEVLGDAATPEIMDAWEAAYGVIAGAFIGVEKDMYENTKKADGGWELFKDFEIVDKVEESDVITSFYLKPVDGKKLPYYLPGQYITIRMEIPGAKNIVNRQYSLSQKSNDETFRISVKREDTLSPNGVVSCYLHENASVGDIVEVSAPAGDFFLDPTGTAPVTLISGGVGITPMKAMYSTIADLSPEREVAFLHSARTRSQQAFANKLEQLNAKLPNSTYKALYSEEGDGMFTRKFLEENVIAGSDVYVCGPTGFMEFVLQQLYAMGVPEEKIHFEFFGPAVALQLQSV, from the coding sequence ATGTTAGATCAAAAAACTATCGACGTTATCAAATCCACAGTACCAGTACTAGAGGAACACGGAACAGCTATTACTACAGCGTTTTACAAAAATATGTTTGTGGCTCATCCCGAATTACTAGATATATTCAACCATGCTAATCAGTCTCAAGGACGTCAGCAGACAGCTCTTGCAAACACAGTATACGCAGCAGCGCAACATATCGATAACCTAGAAGCAATTCTACCGGTTGTTGTACAAATCGCTCACAAGCACGTATCACTTGGAATCTTGCCGGAACATTATCCAATTGTCGGAGAGTATCTATTAAAAGCCATTAAAGAAGTACTTGGCGATGCAGCGACTCCTGAAATTATGGATGCATGGGAAGCCGCTTACGGTGTAATCGCTGGCGCATTCATCGGTGTAGAAAAAGATATGTACGAGAATACAAAAAAAGCTGACGGTGGATGGGAATTATTTAAAGACTTCGAAATCGTCGACAAAGTAGAAGAAAGTGATGTCATTACTTCATTTTACTTAAAGCCTGTTGACGGTAAAAAACTACCATACTATTTACCAGGACAATACATTACAATCCGCATGGAAATCCCAGGCGCGAAAAACATTGTTAACCGTCAATATAGTTTGTCTCAAAAATCAAATGATGAGACTTTCCGTATCTCGGTTAAACGTGAAGATACATTATCACCAAACGGCGTAGTATCTTGCTACTTGCATGAAAATGCAAGCGTTGGCGACATTGTTGAAGTCAGTGCACCAGCAGGTGATTTCTTCTTGGATCCAACAGGTACAGCACCTGTTACATTAATCAGTGGCGGTGTAGGTATTACACCTATGAAAGCTATGTATTCAACGATTGCAGACTTGTCTCCTGAACGTGAAGTAGCATTCTTGCATTCTGCACGTACACGCAGCCAACAAGCATTTGCGAATAAACTAGAGCAATTAAATGCAAAATTGCCAAACTCTACGTACAAAGCTCTTTATTCAGAAGAGGGAGACGGCATGTTCACTCGTAAGTTCCTTGAAGAAAACGTCATTGCAGGCAGTGATGTCTATGTATGTGGACCTACTGGCTTCATGGAGTTCGTTCTTCAGCAGCTTTATGCAATGGGTGTACCAGAAGAGAAAATCCACTTCGAGTTCTTCGGTCCAGCTGTAGCACTTCAATTACAATCAGTATAA